The genomic region ATATCGGACTAATTATATCCTTAAAATATCATTTTTTTTTAGCGAAAAGCCTTTAAGTGTTTGACGTTAGGCCCACCTCGTTGTATTTCATTTGCTAGATTTAAAGAAATGCGTGGGTATTCTACAAATTTTGGTTTTAGGGAAAGTTTTTTAGCTTGTCATGGAATCAAATTTCGCTGATACTTTGTACTCATTTTTGATATTAATATATATAAATTATATAACTCGTTTTTAGGAGCAAAGAATGGCTAAGGAATCTTTTGACAGAAGTAAGCCCCACGTAAACATTGGTACGATCGGGCACGTTGACCACGGTAAAACAACTTTAACAGCAGCAATTTCTGTAACA from Halobacteriovorax sp. HLS harbors:
- a CDS encoding GTP-binding protein; translation: MAKESFDRSKPHVNIGTIGHVDHGKTTLTAAISVT